In the Prosthecomicrobium sp. N25 genome, one interval contains:
- a CDS encoding polyprenyl synthetase family protein, which produces MTLPSTSGFEIELAVFAAALETALEDLLDETVRPGEIERPPRLMAAIRHAALAGGKRLRPWLVVETARLFGVDGTGVLRAAAAVEMVHCYSLVHDDLPAMDDDDMRRGRPTVHRAYDEATAILAGDALLTMAFDILADPDTDADPAVRAAMVLALARAAGAGGMVGGQALDLAAEGRYEPDGRPQDLDAEEIGRLQAMKTGALIAVSVEIGALLGRADPAERDRLARYARLLGRAFQIADDLIDVEASAETAGKATGKDAARGKATLVALEGAEAMREVLGGLVAEAEALLEPFGSRAAALSDAALFVAFRSR; this is translated from the coding sequence GTGACCCTGCCGAGCACCTCCGGGTTCGAGATCGAACTCGCCGTCTTCGCCGCCGCCCTCGAGACCGCCCTCGAGGACCTGCTCGACGAAACCGTCCGGCCGGGCGAGATCGAGCGTCCGCCCCGCCTCATGGCGGCGATCCGCCACGCCGCGCTGGCCGGCGGCAAGCGGCTGCGCCCGTGGCTGGTGGTGGAGACCGCCCGCCTCTTCGGCGTCGACGGCACCGGCGTGCTGCGCGCCGCCGCGGCGGTCGAGATGGTGCACTGCTACAGCCTCGTGCATGACGACCTGCCCGCCATGGACGACGACGACATGCGCCGGGGCCGCCCGACCGTGCACCGGGCCTACGACGAGGCGACCGCCATCCTGGCCGGCGACGCCCTGCTCACCATGGCGTTCGACATCCTCGCCGATCCGGACACGGACGCGGATCCGGCCGTCCGCGCCGCCATGGTGCTGGCGCTGGCCCGCGCCGCCGGCGCCGGCGGCATGGTCGGCGGCCAGGCGCTCGACCTCGCCGCGGAGGGCCGCTACGAGCCGGACGGCCGGCCGCAGGACCTCGACGCGGAGGAGATCGGCCGCCTGCAGGCCATGAAGACCGGCGCCCTCATTGCCGTCTCGGTCGAAATCGGCGCCCTCCTGGGTCGCGCCGACCCGGCCGAGCGCGACCGGCTCGCCCGCTACGCCCGCCTGCTCGGCCGCGCCTTCCAGATCGCCGACGATCTCATCGACGTGGAGGCGAGTGCCGAGACGGCCGGCAAGGCCACCGGCAAGGACGCCGCCCGCGGGAAGGCCACGCTCGTGGCCCTCGAGGGCGCCGAGGCCATGCGGGAGGTGCTGGGCGGCCTCGTCGCCGAGGCGGAAGCGCTCCTCGAGCCCTTCGGGTCGCGCGCGGCCGCCCTCTCGGACGCCGCCCTGTTCGTGGCCTTCCGGTCGCGCTGA
- the mtgA gene encoding monofunctional biosynthetic peptidoglycan transglycosylase: MRIWIRRVAWALVVLAAVPLGLTLLYRIVDPVSTLMLADQVRGRPVDRRWVPLDRISPEVVRAVVSSEDARFCSHHGIDWAEIDRAVDVSERTGRGPRGVSTLTMQVAKNLFLWPQRSWLRKILEAPLALWIDLVLPKRRVLEIYLNIAEWGPGGVYGIEAGAQRAFRKPASALGPREAAIMATALPNPILRDPSRPSRRHQGLASIIERRARAAGATLDCLKG; the protein is encoded by the coding sequence GTGAGGATCTGGATCCGGCGGGTCGCCTGGGCCCTCGTCGTCCTGGCGGCCGTGCCGCTCGGGCTGACCCTCCTGTACCGCATCGTCGATCCGGTCTCGACCCTGATGCTCGCCGACCAGGTGCGCGGCCGCCCGGTCGACCGGCGCTGGGTGCCGCTCGACCGGATCTCGCCGGAGGTGGTCAGGGCGGTGGTGAGTTCGGAGGACGCCCGCTTCTGCAGCCACCACGGCATCGACTGGGCGGAGATCGACCGGGCCGTGGACGTGTCGGAACGGACCGGGCGCGGCCCTCGCGGGGTCTCGACCCTGACCATGCAGGTCGCCAAAAACCTCTTCCTCTGGCCGCAGCGGTCCTGGCTGCGCAAGATCCTGGAGGCCCCGCTCGCGCTCTGGATCGACCTCGTGCTGCCGAAGCGGCGGGTGCTGGAGATCTACCTCAACATCGCCGAATGGGGCCCGGGCGGGGTCTACGGGATCGAGGCCGGCGCCCAGAGGGCGTTCCGCAAGCCCGCGTCCGCCCTGGGCCCCCGGGAGGCCGCCATCATGGCGACGGCCCTGCCGAACCCGATCCTGCGCGACCCGTCGCGCCCGAGCCGGCGTCACCAGGGGCTCGCCTCCATCATCGAGCGGCGCGCCCGGGCGGCCGGCGCGACACTCGACTGCCTGAAGGGATGA